Part of the Arachis hypogaea cultivar Tifrunner chromosome 6, arahy.Tifrunner.gnm2.J5K5, whole genome shotgun sequence genome, aggaaaagCAGAAGTACTACGTGAATATGGGATATGCCATCCGAACTCTGAGGGAAGATTTTCCCCAAATCTTCTTCAAGGAACCTAGCTTCGATGTCTACAGGTGATTTCCCTTTAGCTTTTGCTCTCTGATTTTGCATTTTATAGTGGTTGGTTTTATGGAAGGTAAGATTTGTATTGACCGGAAAGATAGCCAGTTAGTTGTGCTTTCTAATTCTAGAAAGTTCAGTTTGTTATTTCTGTTAAACTCGTAAACTCTGCTCTGATTCAATTATTGAAAGTTGATCATTTATTGAAATTCTCTCCTAACATTGCATTGAAACATATCACGTCTTTGTTAGTTGGATTATCATCTGCAAATATCTCGCTCTAGAAGTTTCATATTGCTTGAAGATGTAGTCTTGATAACATTTGTAACTAATCAGTTATCATTACGTGATCTTTGATATGTTATGCTAAATTTGGCATGACTTCTTGCAGGGATGATATTGTATTTAAAGATCCTTTGAATACCTTTGTTGGCATCCAGAAATACAAATCGCTGTTGTGGGCATTACGATTTCATGGCAGAATATTTTTCCGAGCTTTGTCGATTGACGTAACAAGTGTGTGGCAGCCTGTTGAGAGTGTGATCATGGTTCGGTGGAGTGTTCACGGGATTCTGCGAATTCCATGGGAGAGTCGTGGTAGGTTTGATGGGACCTCTGAGTACAAACTTGACAGGAAAGGCAAGATTTATGAGCACCGGGTTGACAACATTGCTCCAAATACACCTCATCATAAATTTGGAGTGCTAAGAGTGGAAGAATTGATTCAATCTATTGGCTGCCCCTCCACCCCAAAACCAACCTATTTTGAAACATCGTCATCTACAAATAGAACTTGATGTTGCTCAAGTTCTTCAGTTTTGGTGTAATGGTGTAGACTGATGTTTATGTAAATATAGAGATAGATAAGCTAAGATTTGTCTTTTGCAGTATCTGGATACATGGTGTGCTCAAGTCTATTGGCTCCACGACAGGATGTTTGTTGGATGCTGTAATTAGTAGAGTTAGAAAAGCCTTGTATAGTAGTAAGTTTGTAAAATGCTATTGCAGGATCTCCCCTCTTGTATCTATAGATTCGATAAGCAAATTTTGTAGCTGTGTTAGCAGTTAAGTTTATTAAATATGTGAATGATTAGGAAAATATTTTGTGCCAATTAGGTTTTAGATAATCTAATATTCATTTTACAAGTGCGATTTGCTGCTTAATTTAACTGTTATTTTGTACTTACCGGCATATGCAAGGTTATGTGTTGAAAACAACTGCTACTATATTCAATACAAATATATGCACAAACATACATATCAACATACGTGCCTCCAAAAACAGAAATCTAATATGTTAACAGAGAGGTGCATCATGGATTCAAATCTAACATAACCATAATAAGTATTTAAGAATTCTAGACTTGGCCATTTATGGATGAACTATATCCAGTTTGATCGTCGTAGTACTTGGACCACAACATGACACCCCCATACTTTGTGGCACCCTTAATTACCGGAAGTACTTCTGATGTCAGGTTACTTGGCGAAATGAAGCCTCCTCCAGCTGCCTGTGGTGCTGCTGGGAGGCCTAAGAATATTTTAGTGGCAGGTACTTGTGTAGTCCATTGCTTCCATGCATTCTCAAGATTGGCAATGCCTCCAGAAGAGTACTGACATGGAGGATTTTTGTAGAATTGAACCCAAACATAGTCGAAAAGACCGGTCTGAAGGGCATTTCCAAGCCATGCATCAGGGAAAGGACATTGAGGTGCTGCAGTCAAGTAAAccttcttgcctttgttgttgtATCCTGAAAGATACCTTGCAAGCTCATCCCAATGTTGGTTTGTTCCTCCTTCAATGTCAAAGTCAATGCCATCCAAAACAGCCTCGCCTAGTGGACGTGTCGATGACTGTCCTCCCAAGAAGTTATTCCAAAGGAAAGTGGCAAGTTGCCTAGCATCCTCTGTTGATGCAAGGGTGTAGCCTCCAGGTCCTCCTCCAATTGAAAGCATAACTCTGATGCCTTTGGCTTGACACTGCTTTATGTCGGCGCTTAAATTCGTGCAGCCATTGTTGCTGTATGGATCACAATGGCCTGCAAGGTTTAGCCTGGGAATTCGTCCATTGCCGAAACTGTAAAGAAAAGCAATGTTCACATACTCATAGTTTCCTGTGGCACAAGTTTCTGCCAAGGTACCTTCATTTCCATTCTGACCCCAATAAATGGAAATTCCCCCAGCATCAGATCCCACTGTTAGGATGAATATCACCATTGAGAAAATTGGTATATAAGTTGTTGCCATGGTACGTGGTTTGATTGCTCTCTTTTGAAGTGTTAAAGCTTGTTTTAGATAGTAGTGCAATGCTACTTGTCTACGTTAATGTTATGCTTATATAGCTTAAATTTTCCAATTTGCTTTGACACTAACAATGTTTGGTTATGCAAATAATGAGCGTGCCTTAATGCTGTGGAATTGTAAATTTTGTTTCACACGATTGTTTGAGTCTTAACAAAGTAAAATCAGCTAGAACATTGCCTTGTCTATTGTTTGGTTGTTTTACTTTACAACGTACGCCATAGGGAGGGCCTGAAGTAGATAAATTTTCGGTAatagaacttgccttatttaacatttattaattattgtaacaattaataattaaaatcaagAGAAATCACGTATATATCTATTTAATATGCAATGATGGATGAGTAATTTATTGTGTTTCGGCTTCATAGAGAGTGCTATGTTAACGCTCTTgattaattaactaaaacattAACAAGATAtagcattaataataataactcttCACTAACTAAACTCAAAACATTAATTTATTGAAGCAAAAGTTAAATCAAATACAACAAATTTGGTATACATGACGCTCGTgcgttttatttattattatatatgaattgcCTGAGCTAAAACAATATATCGTACAAATAGAATGAAATGATGGTGCTTCACTTTATCAAATTAGTTATTATCGTATCAGAACTGTTTTTCAAGGTAGTTAATTACTTTTTTATCCACTTGAAAAGCTTTAGTCAAAACTTCAGGAGAAATAGGTGGAGTCGATCCAAAAACAGCATTTGCAATTGTGATAACACCTGGATTCTGACTGCTAAGTCCAGAAATAGCAACAGCGTTGCCATAACCGACGTTGAATTGGAAATGAATGAGACCAATTGGGAACACAAACACATCACCCTTGTTGAGCACTTTAGTAAAAAGACGGTTGGTGTTGTTTTGATTGGAAGTGACAAATCCAACAAAGAGAGTGCCTTCAAGAACAGTCAAAATCTCTGTGGCTCGAGGGTGAGTGTGAGGAGGGATTAAACCCTTAGGTGCAAAATCTAGGCGAGCAAGTGATATGCCGAGTGTGTTAAGTCCGGGTAATTCGTTAACACTGACAGGAGTCACGTTTGAGCCAAGTTTGTTGTCAACATTCCCAGGATCTACATGTTTGAAGAAATCTTCAGCTACTACAACTTTAGGATCTCTGCAAATGTTTCCATTCACAAATactgcaaaataaaaaattaagaagaatTAATTATAACGATGCTTAAGCTTAACCATATACATTGAAAGGAGCTTGATACTTGAGTATGTAATGATATATACCAGCATTTTGGGTGTCATTGAGAGCCACACAGAAATCTTGCAGTGGACTGGGATCATAGGCTGATGCAAAAGAGGATGCCAAAGCCAACAAACCAACAAGGAAGTAGATTGCTTTCATTTTGTGCCTCTTGATATACCTTTAAATTGATGCTATGTGTGTAATTGCTAATCTCTTATGAATGATGCTATGTATGTAATTGCTTAATTAGTTGTGGTGAGACTTGATGAATTTGTTGAATGGGAACCTTGCTATTTAAAGGGAGGAGTCATTGAATTGGCCTGCAAATTAACGTTGTTGCATCTAATAATTGCTGAACCATTCTATACCAACTATGTATGTGCTTGTTCAAAGAATATATTAAACTTGTCACGTTAGCTCCAAAAAAAAATGAACAATTGatcaattatttttcaaattgatTGTCTTAGGACTTGGTCTCAGTTATTGAGACTTGGTAGCTGAAATTTACAATACCTTTTAGAACAAGTAAATACATCATATTATATTTCTTGGTTGCCTCTCTTCCAAGTTTATCTATTATTTGACCAAACATGTAgtttatactatttatatattataatatgaaAATTTCCTAGAGCAGCAGTTGGGGGAAAAGGGATATAGTCATCATAAGGAAAAGAAAGAGACCATTTCAGATTCACACATGATGTCCCCAAATTGGAACAAATGGCAATCCAAAATTGTGAACTGATTTGTTGCTTTTTTTACTAATTTGACAGTAAAATATTATCCCCATAATATTGTGTGAGCTCGCTTAGGGCCTTATTAATTCCTTCTGGAGAAAGATATTCGTATTATTTTAACTACAAGTTGTGGCCTCAGCTATACACAcggttataaaatttttttatttaaattatttaaatataatatttatgaaaatatataatttgtagtgTATTTACTTATATACACAATATTTCATATCCCAGATACagtatttaaaaattagttaaagcCACATTTCGGGGACATTGCACCGAAAATATGATACATAAAGTTAAAAAACGGCAAATCGTGTATCGGAAATATGCTCAAAAGTCAATTTTGGGCACAGTATCTAGAATATATGTATTATTGTAACAATTTAATTATAATGTTAAGTACTCGTATGATTAATTAAATATccgatttgaaaaaaaataacgatttaaattttttaattaaaaaatataattaaaattttaaaattatctaaaatatgTGTAAAACTTTATTATACATCGATATAATATTTTGTACAATGTTTAGTTGgtttgattttaatttaaattaacgatttaatttaatcaaataaaaataaattaacgaTTATTTATGAGCActgctaaattaattttaaaaattgacatTAATAGATTAAGCTATGCGCGTATAAAAAAGTTGGCTATATTCTATAAGCATTACTTAATTTAATAATGCGACCTTTTATATTGGTATGGTAAAAAGCATACCTACATtataaaattaatctaataatatcacacaataatattaaaaaggtaacaattttattaaaaataatattttttaattatcaaatattcatccaatattttatatttatagtcaattattttattaaaattaatgtgGCAGTACTCATACGAATATAATAATACAAGTATATTTATGTTTATtggattaaattaaattattaatttaaattaaatattttataatttaaaattatttgaataaaattaaatgaaataaaaaataaaaatcaaactaacttAACACTGTCTAAAATATTATATCAACGTATAAAAAGTTTTTGcacatattttaaataattttaaattgttaattttttaattaactatatataattaattatataaatacaataatataaatacataatattatagTTAATTTGTTACAATAATACATGTATCTCGAATATTGTGCTTAGAATATGTTTATGAGTATATCTCTGGTATGCAGTACCCGATTTGCCATTTTGTAGCATCCTGGTTGCACTCAAAATGTGCTTTTAACTTTATGTATCAACAGTGTATTTGAGATGTTCCTTTAACTAGTTTTTAGATATTGTACTCGGAATATGAGATGTTGTGCATGTAGGTAAAGAATAAAGCTCTACATTTAAACAAAATACTTAACTAAGTATAACCAAGTTATTATAACAACTTTTTAAATTATGCGCTTTTTTTTCCTTCTCGTTTTCCTTTTccgttttcttctccttctccttcactattctctgttttctttttctcctccttatccttcttcttttttttcttcttccaaatTCGCACACGCAGGTTCTTCAATGTTGTATCTTcttcgttatcgtcatcaccaataaTACCAACATTTTGCGAACATCTTTATTAGTTCTGCTTTTTTTACtgtcattattaaataatttcggttcatttcttaatttattttggttcatttgtgtgttaattgatgttcacttgatgctgctaataagtattgaccaaattttttattctttaaataatttcggtttatttcttagtttaattgagatttATTTGGATGCACAAATGAATTCAAtgtgtttttgttaatgattgagtCTGTTTTTAGCaaaaaagaatgaaattatttattattactttattcaaTTGTTATAGATTTTATTCTATTCCATTCAATTTGTCTTAAAAGTCATTCTAACCATTGGGACAAATTATTCATCAACAACACACCTGGACTGTAaatgaactaaaaatattattaaagcaaAACCAttattgtataataccaaatgaaccgaacatttgtccattatataaattcgaattcagaAATACCTGCATCTAGAATAAATCAAAAATATTATCATAGCGAAACCActgtataatactaaatgaaccgaataatatccattatataaaatattggtgttgttggtgattaCAACAACGAAAGAGAAGAAGAACCTACGTGCACGAAtttaaaagaaagaggaagaggaagaggaggaggagaaatagaagaagaagacgagGACTAAGAAATTGCGTTATTAAAACGCGCGTATGATACATGCTGGTGTGAtaaaagtggtttttattaagtttAGGCCAATTTGATTAGACTTAAATACAAAATGCTTAAATATGTAGTTAGGCTGATAGATAAATACACTACAAATTacatattttcataaatattatatttaaataatatatattaaaaaatacccATGATTATAATAACCAACCTTACAACCACAATAATTTTGTCCTTTTTTTTATTGCAAAGACAAAATTCCCCAGTCTTCcttttttataagttttttttttgtttataaaaaacaggactaaaatccaaaaaaattacacataaATAATTCTAGAAAAAGAAGTATCAATGACGTCtaccataaaataaaaaagaaatagcaaaaggtaaactaaaaaaaaatggcATCCTAACTGCAAATTATGACCTTGTGCCGCTAGTCGATCAACACAAgcatttgttttttttaatttatgataaAATTTTCAAGCGATAAACCTGTGACATCTAGAATGAATCGCAGCAACAAAAAATTTAGCAAAATGAAAATTAGCAGTATTTCTCACACATAATTTCATAGCAACTTTTGAATCTACCTCGATACTTAAGTTAAGAATACTAAGGTTGATAGCCAAATCCAATCCAACAAAAATTTTTCCATAATTCAACTTGAGTAAAAGAGCAAGTACCTAAATTAATACTTAAACATGCCAAAAACTTACCATCATGATCCCTTATGATACCACAGCAAGCCACAGTTCCTTCTTTTATGACCGAGCCATCATTAATTAATGTGAAGAATAGCGAGGCAGAGGACATACATCTGATTTGTTTCTCAAAAAAGGAACCAATTCTATTATTGGTTCGAAAAAAAAGTTCGGATTGTGTAAAATAGTAGTCTTTAGCTAGATGGAGAGTTGTCCAACAAATAGAATCTTCTTGCATAGAGTGGTCAACCTCAAAGATAAACTTGTTCCGCTGAAACCAGAGGATATTCATTGTGCAAATGAAGATCAAGGGTCAAGGGACACCTTGGTGGTAGGATTGAGCTGATAGATTTTTCAGGAGCCATGGATAAAGAGGCTTACTGAAAAAAGTATCCATACTCAATGAATTATCTATGCTTTTCCATGTCTCATGTGCGACTTTACAATCTCGGAGGACATGTAGCACAGATTTAGGATAAAGACCACAAATACAGCAAAGATCATCTGGTGTCATTCTTCTTTGAAAACAAAGCTCATTTGTGAAAAGAGCATTGTTTGTTACTAGCCAACAAGATGCACGAAGTTGCTATGAAGCTTGCTATTTCTAGACCTTTGTGAAAAGCATAGCTATAGAGTGTAACCAAGCAACTTGGTCCTCTCCCATACCACTCTCCGATGGTTTAATTGCAGTCAAGATAGGAACCCAATCTTCATCTAGAAAATTACCAAGGAGATTAAAATTTCAGCTTGAGCCAGACACATATTCTAGCACCTTTGTTCTCCATCTTATTTTCTATAAGAAATTTAGGGACAAGATCAGCTAGTCTCTACACACTAGGTATCCAATGATTAGTCCACATGTTCACCTGCACCCAATCTCCAAATGAGATTTTGCCCAAAAGTTTTCCAAACCTAgtagatatatttttatatattagaaCAAGATTAAGGCTTGTTAATGATCAAAGTTTGATTACTTCCACATCTATATTTGCTCTGTAGGACTTGTACCCATAGAATATCCGAATGGTGAATTATCTTCCAAGCTAGTTTCATCATGTGAGCATTATTAAGAGCTCTGGCCGGTCTTAAACCTAGTCCTCCCTGCATCTTTAGTagacaaatttttttcaaataaggaGACGAGGCTTCTTACCATCAGAAATTTATCCCCATATGAAATGTCTACAAATGCCATCAATTTTGTCACAAACACTCAGCAAAATTTTAATTGTTTGCATTAAATCATGGATGGTAGCTAGCACGGATTGCCTGCAAGAGAAAGATTTCGAGCCTTCCAGGAGCTAATTCGGCTGGCCATTTTATCCAGAATAAATTGGAAATCTTCTTTCTTTGTCCGTAATGACACATCATCTTAAGCGATTTTTAGAGTTctttttcattaattttcttaGATTTTACTCAAATTTCTTATGtttctaataaaattatataaataatgaaatatttggA contains:
- the LOC112695349 gene encoding germin-like protein subfamily 1 member 7 translates to MKAIYFLVGLLALASSFASAYDPSPLQDFCVALNDTQNAVFVNGNICRDPKVVVAEDFFKHVDPGNVDNKLGSNVTPVSVNELPGLNTLGISLARLDFAPKGLIPPHTHPRATEILTVLEGTLFVGFVTSNQNNTNRLFTKVLNKGDVFVFPIGLIHFQFNVGYGNAVAISGLSSQNPGVITIANAVFGSTPPISPEVLTKAFQVDKKVINYLEKQF
- the LOC112695348 gene encoding uncharacterized protein, producing MTMALVIHSSEMFIAPKFPCNPNPNPIKFHSFKPVAVGSSARGLKAFCQVKDCAVLELEQNLRLYGEFSGAVKLGRKEEEEEKQKYYVNMGYAIRTLREDFPQIFFKEPSFDVYRDDIVFKDPLNTFVGIQKYKSLLWALRFHGRIFFRALSIDVTSVWQPVESVIMVRWSVHGILRIPWESRGRFDGTSEYKLDRKGKIYEHRVDNIAPNTPHHKFGVLRVEELIQSIGCPSTPKPTYFETSSSTNRT
- the LOC112695347 gene encoding hevamine-A-like, with product MATTYIPIFSMVIFILTVGSDAGGISIYWGQNGNEGTLAETCATGNYEYVNIAFLYSFGNGRIPRLNLAGHCDPYSNNGCTNLSADIKQCQAKGIRVMLSIGGGPGGYTLASTEDARQLATFLWNNFLGGQSSTRPLGEAVLDGIDFDIEGGTNQHWDELARYLSGYNNKGKKVYLTAAPQCPFPDAWLGNALQTGLFDYVWVQFYKNPPCQYSSGGIANLENAWKQWTTQVPATKIFLGLPAAPQAAGGGFISPSNLTSEVLPVIKGATKYGGVMLWSKYYDDQTGYSSSINGQV